The genomic window TTTGACATAGTTTACATGAACAAGCTAGCACTCAAGACTGACGACAGGCAGGTACAAGTCGTTAAACCATTAACAGCAGATTTGACCGATATCCATATGAGCACACATACGTGCAATTTTGGGGGCATTAGCTCCAAACTTATATATACAGTAGAAGGCAAAAGAATTGACTTTTCTTTGCTTTTTTAATGGTACAAATAAAATCCAGTGGTGAAGCCTCGGCTGGATTCAGAATGATGCCAGATGTTCTTTTAAGACAGAAATGATGACAGATGCATAACATTCCCCTGAGAAATTTTCTATACAGGTAACCCTGCGCGTAACGTTTAAAAATGAGTCGAGATGCAGAACAACACCCCCCAAGGCGGTCCGGTTCAACAAAAATAATCTGATAAGCACAGAGCATTTACGCCCGAAACGAAACGAACCAAACCAATCCGATAAGCAAGCATGCATCCCAAGCCAAGATCCAAGAACCTCCAATCCAATCAAAATAAACAAGTAAACAGAGGAGAACGCAAAAAGATTACAGAATCCACACCGCACCTGCGTGACCTCGGCGGAGAGGACCCAAATCAGCACGACGGCGACGATGAGGCAGAGGCCAGCTCGGTACTTGAGGCTGGAGCCCATGTCCGCAGGCAGTCAGGCAGCCCTTGCTCTAGCACTGAAAACTACGGCGAGAAGGGCGGGCGGGCAATTTAAAACCGCGCGCTACCTCACCTCACCACCTCGCCTGGCCCCGGGGCGGCGGGCACACGCGTGCGGTGCGCGAGCCCCGTCGCCTCGGCATCCGCCTCGCTTCCCTCCTCACAGAAAGAGCGGGGAGGGGaagcggcgcggcgcggggcggaggaggaggggaaGCGGCGGTTTTTGGCCCGGAGGGAGGGAGGCGTGGGCGGGGTGGGGCGGGGGTAAAGCCAGCCGGGGGTGACCTACCCACGGAAGTTTCTACTATTTTGGTGGTGGTCGCCCCGAGGCCTGgcgcgcgcgggcgcgggcgcgggcgcgaccGGAGAGGCGGAGCGGGCCGGGGAGGGACGATGCGCTGGCGCTGGCCTGGCCGCCTGCGTGGTGGATTCGGCGTCAAGCAACGGGGAAACGAAGCGAGGCGTGGGGTGGGGTGCTGGCGCGGCCGTGCGCGTGGGAGGCGAGCTTGCGGTGTGCGGGCGCACGCGCCGGGCGCAGAGGTGGTGGCGGACGGCGAGTTTGGGTGGGAAGCAGCAAAGCAGGTGCGCGCGCGCGGCATGGGGAGGTATTTCCGTATTTGGCTCTGGCTGGCGGGCGCTGGACGCAGCGCAGGTGGTGGTGGCGCTCGGGTTCGGACGGGCGTTGCTGTCCCGGCGGATGCGGAGCGGAGGGGACTCCCGGTCGTTCTCGGTCTCGGTCACATCGCACATACTCCTGCCGTGTGGGGACGCCGGGGCAAGTTTTGGTTGGCCTCGGTCTCTCGCCGTGGCTTGACGTGATGGGATTGGATGGAAACCGACCGGTTCGCTTGCTATTCTGCCGTGCCGGAGTGGAAGTCTTTTACCGGTAAGCCGTTAAAAAAAGCCAGTAATTATACATAAACCATTAAAAAggttaactatatatatatataggtgtcactgttttaatttttttttgtcttaTAGACCATTCCATCTAAATGTAGCGCTAACTGTAGCTAACGGATGGGAGAAAAGACAAGCATACCGTCAGTATCTGAAAACGATGTTGGTCTCCTCTGCCATTCTCACTCCTAGCGTTTTGGCGCCAAAAACTCTCTCTGGGTGGCTCCTATAAATAGACAACACTGAGGTCCCTCCCCCACCCAGTTCCCTCTCCATCGCTCTCTCTCTTCTTCAAGGTCTCTACTACCATGTCTAAAGCTTCAAGCGGCCTTTGGGAGTAGAGGGTAAGGCGGGTCCTTTGCTCCAACTACGGTGTGCTTGCCAATCGGTTCCATCAATAACCACCGGCAACATGCGTCATGTCTTCCATAATTGTCCCTACTTTTCAGTTTGTGTTGCTAACTTGCTCTTTATTTGGCTCTAAAATGTTGGTTTCCGTTGTTTGGTTCATAATCTAGTATTACTTTGGTTTTCAGGCTTGAGGTTGTCGGTGCTATCAGTGGAAGGATGAAATGGGGGAGACTAGTGTACAAATAGTGGCTCCTACAACACCTTTGTCTCATGTTCCTCTTCAAGCAGTGCTAGCACCAGCTGCTATCCCTACTCCCACTCCAATGGCTCTCATCCAGGAAGATGGTCAGGCTGGTAGAGTAGTAGTGCAAGATAAGGTTATGCAGTAGCTCAGATGGATTGAGAAGCTGATCTTTGTTGCCATCTTCCTTGCCTTATATGCAATTATGAAGTAGGGtcatatgtatgtgtgtgtgtcacTATGTTTGTATGCTTGAATCAATGAATGAATGAGTcaatgatggatggatggatggatgaatgcagtccagaaatataaaattctcatattgttcttTCACCAACATGCAAACCTTAATATATTactatggcagaaccgtccgaaatagcatacttacggaggcgctcgtcttccatcagacactaagcactccggAAGCATGCTACAGCGAACGgtgtccgtcgagcacaccccgagggagaacccaaaagatccacattttttccaaggatccaataatgagaacgagttacaataccagTTCATTTCATGCATccaagtttcttaaaaagtacattattacaataccaaatactagagtgcggaataataaacaacGGAATTTTAAAAATAACAACTAGCGATAAgagcgaggattccgtctgagcccaccagaaggatcctccacacagagttactcttcaagcatcacctgcaacagagg from Miscanthus floridulus cultivar M001 chromosome 11, ASM1932011v1, whole genome shotgun sequence includes these protein-coding regions:
- the LOC136492430 gene encoding uncharacterized protein — translated: MCDVTETENDRESPPLRIRRDSNARPNPSATTTCAASSARQPEPNTEIPPHAARAHLLCCFPPKLAVRHHLCARRVRPHTASSPPTRTAAPAPHPTPRFVSPLLDAESTTQAARPAPAHRPSPARSASPVAPAPAPARARPRGDHHQNSRNFRG